A window of the Equus asinus isolate D_3611 breed Donkey chromosome 20, EquAss-T2T_v2, whole genome shotgun sequence genome harbors these coding sequences:
- the LOC106831713 gene encoding olfactory receptor 52K1-like, which translates to MSASNITAIHPAAFLLVGIPGLEHLHVWISIPFCFAYTLALLGNCTLLFIIRADAALHEPMYLFLAMLAAIDLVLSSTTLPKMLAIFWFRDCEINFYACLVQMFFLHSFSIMESAVLLAMAFDRYVAICKPLHYTTILTRPLIIKISLVTVTRAVTLMTPLPFLLRRFHYCRGPVIAHCYCEHMAVVRLACGDTRFNNIYGIAVAMFIVVLDLLFVILSYIFILRAVLQLASQEARYKAFGTCVSHIGAILAFYTPVVISSVMHRVALWASPHVHILFANFYLLFPPMVNPLIYGVTTKQIRERVLGLFLRKDV; encoded by the coding sequence ATGTCAGCCTCCAATATCACCGCAATCCATCCAGCCGCCTTCTTGTTGGTAGGAATTCCAGGTTTGGAGCACCTACATGTCTGGATCTCCATTCCCTTCTGCTTTGCCTATACTCTGGCCCTGCTAGGCAACTGCACCCTTCTCTTCATTATCCGGGCTGATGCAGCCCTCCATGAGCCCATGTACCTCTTTTTGGCTATGTTGGCAGCCATTGATCTAGTCCTCTCTTCTACAACACTTCCCAAAATGCTGGCTATTTTTTGGTTCAGAGATTGCGAGATCAACTTCTATGCCTGTCTGGTCCAGAtgttctttctccattccttctctATCATGGAGTCAGCAGTGCTGCTGGCCATGGCCTTTGACCGCtacgtggccatctgcaagccactGCACTACACCACGATCCTAACTAGGCCCCTTATCATCAAAATTAGCCTGGTTACTGTGACTCGGGCTGTGACACTAATGACTCCACTCCCCTTTCTGCTCAGACGCTTCCACTACTGCCGGGGCCCCGTGATTGCCCACTGCTATTGTGAGCACATGGCAGTGGTAAGGCTGGCTTGTGGGGACACTCGCTTCAACAATATCTATGGCATTGCTGTGGCCATGTTTATAGTGGTGTTGGATTTGCTTTTTGTTATCCTGTCTTATATCTTCATCCTTCGAGCAGTTCTACAGCTTGCCTCTCAGGAGGCCCGCTACAAGGCATTTGGAACATGTGTGTCTCACATAGGTGCCATCTTAGCCTTCTACACGCCTGTGGTCATCTCCTCAGTCATGCACCGTGTGGCTCTCTGGGCTTCTCCACATGTCCACATTCTTTTTGCCAATTTCTATCTGCTCTTTCCACCCATGGTCAATCCTCTTATCTATGGGGTCACGACCAAGCAGATTCGTGAGCGAGTCTTAGGACTATTCCTGAGAAAGGATGTGTAA